The sequence CCACGACGCCGAACAGGTCGTCGACGCGCTGGTTTCGTTCTCGCGCTACGCGGTGCCGCAGCCGCTGCTGGTCGACATCGTCGACACCATGGCCCGCTACGGCCGCCTTCAGCTGGTGAAGAGTCCGGTCCACGGCCTCACGCTGGTGAGCTTCGACCGCGCGGTGCTCGAGGAGGTGCTGCGCAACAAGAAGATCGCCCCGATGCTCGGTGCCCGCATCGACGACGACATCGTGATCGTGCACAACAGCGAGCGCGGCCGCGTCAAGCAGATGCTTCTCAAGATCGGTTGGCCCGCAGAGGATCTGGCCGGTTACGTCGACGGTGAGAAGCACGCGATCAGCCTCGACCAGAAGAACTGGCATCTGCGCGACTACCAGGAGATGGCCGCTGATTCGTTCTGGCAAGGCGGCTCGGGCGTGGTCGTACTGCCGTGCGGCGCGGGCAAGACGCTCGTCGGCGCCGCCGCCATGGCCAAGGCAGGCGCGACGACGCTCATCCTGGTCACCAACACCGTCGCGGGCAGGCAGTGGAAGCGCGAGCTCATCAATCGCACGTCGCTGACCGAGGAGGAGATCGGCGAGTACTCCGGCGAGAAGAAGGAGGTCCGCCCGGTCACCATCGCCACATACCAGGTGATCACCCGTCGCACCAAGGGCGAGTACCGCCACCTCGAACTGTTCGACAGCCGCGACTGGGGCCTGATCATCTACGACGAGGTGCACCTGCTTCCCGCGCCGGTTTTCCGGATGACGGCTGACCTGCAGTCCCGGCGGCGGCTCGGCCTGACGGCGACCCTGATCCGCGAGGACGGCCGCGAGGGCGATGTGTTCTCGCTCATCGGGCCGAAGCGCTACGACGCGCCGTGGAAGGACATCGAGGCCCAGGGCTGGATCGCGCCTGCGGAGTGCATCGAGGTGCGGGTGACGATGACCGACAACGAGCGGATGCTCTACGCCGTCGCCGAGCCCGACGAACGCTACAAGCTCTGCTCGACGGTGCACTCCAAGATCGCGGTGGTGAAGTCCATCCTCGAGCGCCATCCCGGCGAGCAGACGCTGGTGATCGGCGCGTATCTCGATCAGCTCGACGAACTGGGTGCCGAGCTCAACGCCCCGGTCATTCAGGGGTCGACGAAGACCTCCGAGCGCGAGGCCCTGTTCGACGCGTTCCGCCGCGGGGAGATCACCACGCTGGTGGTGTCGAAGGTCGCCAACTTCTCCATCGATCTTCCCGAAGCCAGTGTCGCGGTGCAGGTTTCGGGCACGTTCGGATCGCGTCAGGAGGAGGCACAGCGGCTGGGCAGGCTGCTGCGACCCAAGGCCGACGGTGGAGGTGCTGTCTTCTATTCGGTGGTGTCGCGCGACAGCCTCGACGCCGAATACGCCGCGCACCGTCAGCGCTTCCTCGCCGAGCAGGGCTACGGGTACGTCATCAAGGACGCCGACGATCTGCTGGGTCCCGCGATATGACGGCGTCGAGCGACGATCAAGCGGCGAGGAACGAGTCCGCGTTGAGGAGGTCGACCCAACGAGTTCGCCGCGTCATGCCGGTTCTCAGCGTCGCCGACGTCACTGCGGCCTCGTACGCATTCCGTGAGGTGCTGGGGCTATGCGAGGTGATGAACCTCGGCTGGATCGCCACATTCGCCGACGACGATCGCCGCCACCAGGTGAGCTTGATGACAAGGGATGCGACGGCGCCGGTCAACCCGAACGTCTCGATCGAGGTCGACGACGTCGATGCCGCCTACCGCGCCGCGGTCGACGCCGGACTGACGATCGTGCATCCGCTCAGCGACGAGGACTGGGGTGTTCGGCGCTTTTTCTTCGCGGATCCAGCAGGCAACGTCGTCAACGTACTGAGTCATCGACGTTGAAATTAGACGTGCGGCCCAACAGGTTTCACGACGGTCAGTAGCACAACGGCGTCCTCGAGCGCCTGCAGTCCATGCCGCGACGCCGGTATGACGATGTGATCCCCCGGCGAGCCCTCCCAATTCGCGTCCGCATTGGTGACCCGGACCCGCCCCTGCAGGACCTGCAGCGTCGCCTCGCCCGGGCTCTCGTGGTCGTCGAGACCGCTGCCACCCCTCAGCGCGATCAGAGTCTGGCGCAACGAATGCTCGTGGCCGCCGTAGACGGTGTGTGAGCTGCGACCGCTGCTGGCCGCACGTGCCGTTTCGAGATGCTCACGCGCAAGCGCGGTGAGAGAAACCTTGTTCATATATTCGGCATCCTTCGTCAGACGATCGGACATGCAATCGGGCGCTTATGCCATGACCCGCCTCGATCTGGGCTGGCAAGCCGAACCATGACCTACTCCACCATTCTCGTCCTTCGTAGAAGCGGCAAGTCGCCAACGGGCGTCTGAGGCGAAGCCTCTCAGCTGGAAGCGAATTAGTCGTGGCATACCTGCCCACCTCCGACGCACCATCGGCTGATGCACCCGCACTGGGCTCACGTCGGACGCGGCGCCGCGGCCATGGGCGCCGCC is a genomic window of Mycobacterium sp. ITM-2016-00318 containing:
- a CDS encoding DNA repair helicase XPB produces the protein MTDGPLIVQSDKTVLLEVDHEQAGAARAAIAPFAELERAPEHVHTYRITPLALWNARAAGHDAEQVVDALVSFSRYAVPQPLLVDIVDTMARYGRLQLVKSPVHGLTLVSFDRAVLEEVLRNKKIAPMLGARIDDDIVIVHNSERGRVKQMLLKIGWPAEDLAGYVDGEKHAISLDQKNWHLRDYQEMAADSFWQGGSGVVVLPCGAGKTLVGAAAMAKAGATTLILVTNTVAGRQWKRELINRTSLTEEEIGEYSGEKKEVRPVTIATYQVITRRTKGEYRHLELFDSRDWGLIIYDEVHLLPAPVFRMTADLQSRRRLGLTATLIREDGREGDVFSLIGPKRYDAPWKDIEAQGWIAPAECIEVRVTMTDNERMLYAVAEPDERYKLCSTVHSKIAVVKSILERHPGEQTLVIGAYLDQLDELGAELNAPVIQGSTKTSEREALFDAFRRGEITTLVVSKVANFSIDLPEASVAVQVSGTFGSRQEEAQRLGRLLRPKADGGGAVFYSVVSRDSLDAEYAAHRQRFLAEQGYGYVIKDADDLLGPAI
- a CDS encoding VOC family protein, which translates into the protein MPVLSVADVTAASYAFREVLGLCEVMNLGWIATFADDDRRHQVSLMTRDATAPVNPNVSIEVDDVDAAYRAAVDAGLTIVHPLSDEDWGVRRFFFADPAGNVVNVLSHRR
- a CDS encoding cupin domain-containing protein; the protein is MNKVSLTALAREHLETARAASSGRSSHTVYGGHEHSLRQTLIALRGGSGLDDHESPGEATLQVLQGRVRVTNADANWEGSPGDHIVIPASRHGLQALEDAVVLLTVVKPVGPHV